Proteins encoded together in one Riemerella anatipestifer window:
- the ubiE gene encoding bifunctional demethylmenaquinone methyltransferase/2-methoxy-6-polyprenyl-1,4-benzoquinol methylase UbiE, which translates to MKTQVTPYSTEAGKKKEVEAMFDNIAPQYDFLNRALSLKVDLIWRKNLVNWLKKDQPKLILDIATGTGDLAIAMEKGTKAEIVGLDLSQQMLNIGIEKVKKLNLSDKIKMMKGDAENLPFEDNKFDSVTSAFGVRNFENLEKGLSEFRRVVKEGSSIYILEFSKVEGFLAPFYMFYFKNILPRIGKLISKDSRAYTYLPDSVNAFPYGEKMKKILLNVGFKKVEYKKQSLGIATIYKATK; encoded by the coding sequence TTGAAAACACAAGTTACTCCATATAGCACCGAAGCAGGAAAGAAAAAAGAAGTAGAAGCTATGTTTGATAATATAGCTCCACAGTATGATTTTCTAAATAGAGCTCTCTCTCTAAAAGTGGATTTAATTTGGAGAAAAAATCTAGTTAATTGGCTTAAAAAAGACCAACCAAAACTAATATTAGACATTGCCACAGGCACAGGAGACCTCGCCATCGCTATGGAAAAAGGTACTAAAGCCGAAATTGTAGGTCTAGATTTGTCGCAACAAATGTTAAATATTGGAATAGAGAAGGTTAAAAAGCTAAATCTTTCTGACAAAATAAAAATGATGAAAGGCGATGCCGAAAATCTACCTTTCGAGGATAATAAATTTGATTCTGTAACTTCTGCATTTGGAGTTAGAAACTTTGAAAACTTAGAAAAAGGCTTATCTGAATTCCGAAGAGTGGTAAAAGAAGGTTCTAGCATCTACATTCTTGAGTTTTCTAAGGTAGAAGGCTTCTTGGCTCCTTTTTATATGTTTTATTTTAAAAACATTCTCCCTAGAATAGGCAAACTTATCTCCAAAGACAGCCGTGCATACACCTATTTACCAGATTCTGTAAATGCCTTCCCTTATGGTGAAAAAATGAAAAAAATCCTATTAAATGTAGGTTTTAAAAAGGTAGAATACAAAAAACAAAGTTTAGGTATAGCCACTATTTACAAAGCAACAAAATAA
- a CDS encoding M64 family metallopeptidase, with protein MKIKYHLLIITMLILSQMSMAQALNFDDYFTSGSLRIDLLLAGNHTYKTATIHQLKKEPHYGGGTSAQLIFPDLGNYRIVIKDELSKKMIFSKGFSPIFSEWQATEEAKNKYKSFENTFTIPFPKQNIIIEVQSRERDGSFSNLLTEAINPNQFDIVKETPSFYPSTKIYGHKPPQNAVDIAILAEGYTTEEMPKFKKDAQRFIDYMMSVEPFKSNRNHFNVYTIESPSQESGTDISGENIYKNTILNSHFYTFGEPRYLTTLSSFKISDIAANVPYDQIFVIVNTPRYGGGGFYNVINLVSADNYLSEKVFVHEFGHGFAGLGDEYYNNSGGTTDLYNLKIEPWEPNLTTLVDFGKKWKHKVNKNTPIPTPRTELYKNSIGVFEGGGYTPKGIYSPVQDCRMKSNTPENFCPVCTDALLETILFYTK; from the coding sequence ATGAAAATAAAATACCATCTACTCATTATAACAATGCTTATCTTATCACAGATGAGTATGGCACAAGCTCTTAATTTTGATGATTATTTCACTAGTGGAAGTCTCCGCATAGATTTGTTACTCGCAGGTAACCATACCTACAAAACAGCTACAATACATCAACTAAAAAAAGAACCTCACTACGGTGGTGGGACTTCGGCACAGCTTATTTTTCCAGATTTGGGGAACTATAGAATTGTGATAAAAGATGAGCTTTCCAAAAAAATGATTTTTTCTAAAGGCTTCAGCCCCATATTCAGCGAATGGCAAGCCACCGAAGAAGCTAAAAACAAATACAAGTCTTTTGAAAACACTTTCACCATACCTTTCCCTAAACAAAACATTATTATTGAAGTACAGTCTAGAGAAAGAGATGGTTCGTTTTCTAATCTTCTTACAGAAGCCATCAATCCTAATCAATTTGATATTGTTAAAGAAACGCCTTCTTTCTATCCTTCAACTAAAATTTACGGTCATAAACCTCCACAAAATGCAGTAGATATCGCCATTCTAGCAGAAGGCTACACCACCGAAGAAATGCCTAAATTTAAAAAAGATGCCCAACGCTTTATTGATTATATGATGAGCGTAGAGCCTTTTAAATCAAATAGAAATCATTTTAATGTATATACCATAGAGTCGCCCTCCCAAGAGTCTGGAACGGATATTTCTGGAGAAAATATTTATAAAAACACCATTTTAAACTCTCATTTTTATACCTTCGGAGAGCCTCGCTATCTTACTACTTTATCCTCTTTTAAAATTTCAGATATAGCTGCCAATGTACCTTATGACCAAATTTTTGTTATCGTAAATACACCAAGATATGGTGGCGGTGGTTTTTATAATGTGATTAACTTGGTATCAGCGGATAACTACTTATCTGAAAAAGTATTTGTGCACGAATTTGGACACGGCTTTGCTGGTCTCGGAGATGAATATTACAACAACTCTGGTGGAACTACCGATTTATATAATTTAAAAATAGAACCTTGGGAACCTAACCTCACCACTCTAGTAGATTTTGGCAAAAAATGGAAGCATAAGGTTAATAAAAATACACCTATACCAACGCCTAGAACGGAGTTATATAAGAATAGTATTGGAGTATTTGAAGGCGGTGGCTACACTCCAAAAGGTATATATAGCCCTGTACAAGATTGCAGAATGAAGTCTAACACTCCAGAAAATTTCTGCCCTGTATGTACAGATGCTTTGCTGGAAACTATATTATTCTATACGAAGTAA
- a CDS encoding 3-oxoacyl-ACP synthase III family protein produces the protein MPNTVIIGSGSCVPSNIIKGSDFLDSIFFDDNKELIDKPVQEVIDKFVEITEIEERRYSNLEEYNSDLGLKASLEALEDAGIDKEELDYIIYASNFGEVSNSGVSDFMPSMSARLKNKLGIKNLSCINYDMIFGCPGWVEAMILADSLIKAGRAKYILVVGGDTLSKVTDPYDRNKMIFADGAGAVVVKADESKDKGIIADSTLCFNGEELSYLENSSSLNPNVPQDKNYIRMRGRKIYEFALKYVPDAIKSTIDKAGLSIQDIDKILIHQANAKMDHAIISRLHRLYGMKTYDEAIAPMTIQKFGNSSVATVPTMYNLIKKGKLGNHQFKQGGYIVFASVGAGMNINAILYKMD, from the coding sequence ATGCCAAATACAGTCATTATAGGTTCAGGAAGTTGTGTACCAAGCAATATAATTAAAGGGTCAGATTTTTTAGATTCTATTTTTTTTGATGATAATAAAGAGCTGATTGATAAACCTGTACAGGAAGTTATAGACAAATTTGTAGAAATTACAGAAATAGAAGAACGGCGTTATAGTAATCTAGAAGAGTATAACTCTGACTTAGGACTAAAGGCTTCTCTAGAGGCTTTGGAGGACGCTGGTATAGATAAAGAAGAACTAGATTATATTATTTACGCAAGTAATTTTGGTGAGGTAAGTAATAGTGGTGTTTCTGATTTTATGCCTAGTATGTCTGCAAGACTAAAGAATAAATTAGGGATTAAAAATCTTAGTTGTATCAATTATGATATGATATTTGGTTGCCCAGGCTGGGTAGAAGCTATGATTTTGGCGGATAGCCTTATTAAGGCAGGGAGAGCTAAATATATTTTGGTTGTAGGCGGGGATACTCTAAGTAAAGTAACCGACCCTTACGATAGAAATAAAATGATTTTTGCTGATGGTGCTGGTGCTGTAGTGGTAAAGGCTGACGAAAGTAAAGATAAAGGCATTATTGCGGATAGTACTTTGTGTTTTAATGGGGAGGAACTAAGTTATTTAGAAAACTCGTCTTCGTTGAATCCAAATGTACCACAAGACAAAAATTATATCAGAATGCGTGGGAGAAAAATTTATGAATTTGCTCTCAAATATGTCCCAGATGCCATAAAATCTACAATAGATAAAGCAGGATTAAGCATTCAGGACATTGATAAAATTTTAATTCATCAAGCTAATGCTAAGATGGATCATGCTATTATTTCTCGTTTGCATCGCCTTTACGGAATGAAAACCTATGATGAGGCAATAGCACCAATGACGATTCAGAAATTTGGTAATTCTTCCGTGGCTACTGTACCTACAATGTATAATCTTATCAAGAAAGGGAAGCTAGGTAATCATCAATTTAAACAAGGAGGATACATTGTGTTCGCTTCTGTAGGAGCAGGAATGAATATCAATGCAATTCTTTATAAAATGGACTAA